Proteins co-encoded in one Paraburkholderia edwinii genomic window:
- a CDS encoding type IV pilus secretin PilQ translates to MKAGYRVKSLLVLAAMASSASYASLPPLPEPMPLDDATADATARYGVPPLPGLASEQMHNPFNDAESAGSGELAEANSSGTASAVAYDDEPAPRKTASNTESSSRAELPRTEDQQTALEGPPVPLAPLTRLTPASTRSTADGLPPDRPISLNFRQAELGAVLNAFAQFTGLNIIASGKARATVTLHLDKVPWRTAFDTLLDVNGLAMERRGNVIWVAPLAELAARERQRFEAHARGADLEPLASRTFELHYAHAEEVRKMLTGSGNQRVLSKRGAVIADPRTNLLFITDLQARLDEIAQLVEAIDQPTRQVMIEARIVEGELGFSRNLGVKLSMAATSEDGSAIGVTGGKEGAIHDLSARPISGFDAATAGLTLFAARATRLLNVELSALEAEGRGQIVSSPRVVTADRMKAIVEQGTELPYQAKVGQGVSGVQFRRASLKLEVEPQITPDGRVVLDLDVAKDSVGEQTASGPAINTKHVQTRVQVEDGGTVSIGGIYETDDRDDVTRVPVLGKIPLLGALFRHRAHRDARSELVVFITPTVVQMN, encoded by the coding sequence ATGAAGGCCGGTTATCGCGTGAAGTCGCTTTTGGTGTTGGCCGCGATGGCGAGTTCGGCCTCATATGCGTCGCTGCCGCCGCTGCCCGAGCCGATGCCGCTTGATGATGCGACTGCGGACGCAACCGCGCGGTATGGTGTGCCGCCGCTGCCGGGCCTTGCCTCCGAGCAGATGCACAATCCGTTCAATGACGCGGAATCTGCAGGTAGCGGTGAACTGGCGGAAGCCAATTCGTCCGGCACTGCATCGGCCGTGGCATATGACGACGAGCCTGCCCCGCGAAAAACCGCGTCAAACACCGAATCGTCGTCGCGCGCCGAGCTGCCGCGTACCGAAGACCAGCAGACCGCGCTCGAAGGGCCGCCCGTACCGCTCGCGCCGTTAACGAGGCTTACCCCCGCATCGACGCGTTCAACGGCCGACGGTCTGCCGCCCGACCGGCCCATCTCGCTGAACTTCCGGCAAGCGGAACTGGGTGCCGTATTGAATGCGTTCGCACAGTTCACCGGCCTCAATATCATTGCGAGCGGCAAGGCCCGCGCTACTGTTACGCTACATCTCGACAAAGTGCCGTGGCGCACCGCGTTCGATACGCTGCTCGACGTCAACGGGTTGGCGATGGAGCGGCGCGGCAACGTGATCTGGGTTGCGCCGCTTGCCGAACTCGCCGCGCGCGAGCGGCAGCGCTTCGAAGCACACGCGCGCGGCGCGGATCTCGAACCGCTCGCAAGCCGCACATTCGAACTGCACTATGCGCACGCGGAAGAAGTTCGCAAGATGCTGACCGGGTCGGGCAACCAGCGCGTGCTGTCGAAACGCGGCGCCGTGATCGCCGATCCGCGCACGAATCTGCTTTTCATCACCGATCTGCAGGCGCGTCTCGACGAGATCGCGCAGCTGGTCGAAGCGATCGATCAGCCGACGCGACAGGTGATGATCGAAGCGCGTATCGTCGAAGGCGAGCTTGGTTTTTCGCGCAATCTCGGCGTCAAGCTGTCAATGGCGGCCACAAGCGAGGACGGCTCGGCAATCGGCGTGACAGGCGGTAAGGAAGGGGCGATTCACGATCTGTCGGCGCGGCCGATTTCCGGCTTCGATGCGGCCACCGCGGGTTTGACGCTGTTCGCCGCGCGTGCCACGCGTCTGCTCAACGTCGAACTCAGTGCGCTCGAAGCGGAAGGGCGCGGGCAGATCGTGTCGAGTCCGCGAGTCGTCACCGCGGACCGAATGAAGGCGATCGTCGAACAGGGCACGGAACTGCCGTATCAGGCCAAGGTCGGCCAAGGCGTGTCGGGCGTGCAGTTTCGCCGTGCGAGCCTGAAACTCGAAGTCGAACCGCAAATCACGCCGGACGGCCGGGTCGTGCTCGACCTTGATGTCGCGAAAGACAGCGTCGGCGAGCAGACCGCATCGGGCCCGGCGATCAACACGAAACACGTGCAAACGCGGGTGCAGGTCGAGGATGGCGGAACGGTGTCGATCGGTGGCATCTACGAGACCGATGATCGCGACGATGTGACTCGCGTGCCGGTCCTGGGCAAAATACCGCTTTTAGGCGCGCTTTTTCGCCATCGCGCGCATCGGGACGCGCGTAGCGAACTGGTCGTTTTCATCACGCCGACCGTTGTGCAGATGAATTGA
- a CDS encoding transposase: MARLARLYVPDQPQHVILRGLDQQPAFVDDQDYELFIDCLRAASRDHHLAVHAYALMPGAVQLLVTPTDESSLPKAMQAVGRRYVAHFNRRYSRRGTLWEGRYRATVIEGERYFLLASRVVEMSPVRSQLVAVAEDYRWSSYRHHIGLTLDSLITDHPLYWSLGNTPFERQRAYRDLCEQPLDEREASQLQQATLKGWVLGSDSYREWAARAANRRVSPLPRGRPRKVREAADPPVKSQ, from the coding sequence ATGGCACGGCTTGCACGTCTTTATGTTCCTGACCAGCCGCAACACGTGATCCTGCGCGGACTCGACCAGCAGCCCGCGTTTGTCGACGACCAGGACTACGAACTCTTTATCGATTGCCTGAGGGCGGCCTCACGCGATCATCACCTCGCGGTTCATGCGTACGCGCTGATGCCCGGCGCGGTGCAACTGCTCGTCACACCCACCGACGAATCGAGTTTGCCGAAGGCGATGCAGGCGGTCGGCCGGCGCTACGTCGCGCACTTCAACCGGCGTTACTCGCGACGCGGCACACTGTGGGAAGGCCGCTATCGCGCGACGGTGATCGAGGGCGAGCGTTACTTTCTGCTCGCGAGCCGCGTCGTCGAAATGTCGCCGGTGCGCAGCCAGCTCGTCGCGGTAGCCGAAGACTACCGGTGGTCGAGCTACCGGCATCACATCGGCCTCACGCTCGATAGCCTGATCACCGACCATCCGTTGTACTGGTCGCTCGGCAATACGCCGTTCGAGCGACAGCGCGCGTATCGCGATCTATGCGAGCAGCCGCTCGATGAACGCGAGGCAAGCCAGTTGCAGCAGGCGACGCTCAAGGGCTGGGTGCTCGGCAGCGATTCCTATCGCGAATGGGCGGCGCGGGCCGCGAACCGGCGCGTGTCACCGCTGCCGCGCGGCCGGCCGCGCAAAGTGCGCGAGGCTGCAGATCCGCCAGTGAAATCGCAATAA
- a CDS encoding shikimate kinase, which produces MQARDAHANVFFVGLMGAGKTTVGRAVARRLDRPFFDSDHEIEERTGARIPVIFELEGEAGFREREAQAIEELTSREGIVLATGGGAILRPENREALRNRGLVVYLRANPHDLWLRTRRDKNRPLLQTEDPKAKLEALFEVRDPLYRECAHFVIETGRPSVNGLVNMVLMQLEMAGVGKPPAA; this is translated from the coding sequence TTGCAAGCGCGGGACGCACACGCCAATGTATTTTTCGTAGGGCTCATGGGAGCGGGCAAGACGACCGTCGGCCGCGCCGTGGCGAGGCGGCTCGATCGTCCGTTTTTCGATTCCGATCACGAGATCGAGGAGCGCACGGGTGCCCGTATTCCGGTAATTTTCGAGCTCGAAGGCGAAGCCGGTTTTCGCGAACGCGAAGCACAGGCGATCGAAGAACTGACGAGCCGCGAGGGAATTGTCCTCGCGACCGGCGGCGGCGCGATTCTTCGGCCCGAAAATCGCGAGGCGCTGCGCAATCGCGGGCTGGTCGTGTATCTGCGCGCGAATCCGCACGATTTATGGCTGCGCACGCGGCGCGACAAGAACCGCCCGCTGTTGCAGACTGAAGACCCGAAAGCGAAGCTCGAAGCGCTTTTCGAGGTGCGCGACCCGCTTTACCGCGAATGCGCGCACTTCGTCATCGAGACCGGGCGGCCGTCGGTTAACGGCCTCGTCAATATGGTGCTGATGCAGCTCGAGATGGCGGGCGTCGGCAAACCACCTGCAGCATAA
- a CDS encoding DUF883 family protein translates to MTALPNTRDAIGESWATTGRRARRIARHSRHAAEDIASELRTLISELEGTLGDGTHADAAALRSQVRKRLDDARERLNDTRSAMRERAQVALNGADEYVHENPWRTIAMVGAIALVAGALMSRGR, encoded by the coding sequence ATGACTGCACTACCGAATACGCGAGATGCGATTGGCGAATCCTGGGCAACGACGGGGCGCCGTGCGCGCCGCATCGCGCGCCACAGCCGTCACGCTGCGGAAGACATCGCGAGCGAACTGCGCACATTGATCTCGGAACTCGAAGGCACGCTCGGCGACGGCACGCATGCCGACGCTGCCGCGTTGCGTAGCCAGGTGCGCAAGCGCCTCGACGATGCACGCGAGCGCCTGAACGATACGCGCTCGGCGATGCGCGAGCGCGCGCAGGTTGCGTTAAACGGTGCGGACGAATACGTGCATGAGAACCCGTGGCGAACCATCGCGATGGTCGGCGCGATCGCGCTCGTGGCGGGCGCGTTGATGTCGCGCGGACGTTGA
- a CDS encoding OmpW/AlkL family protein produces MKLKQAISGAAAACAFACMSTAAHAQTAGSFYVTTGWFHLAPQSSSDPLKETNVGGTPVDITIPNTGAKISSADTVGFTAGYFITDHIAAQFDIGVPPTFDIDGTGQFGQFGKLGEAKQWSPALLLKYYFLAPQSNFRPFLGIGVSRVWFTDETITNGAFLQGVLHGPTTVTTDSSWVPVFNAGFTYAFTQHWFAAFSISYLPISTTAKLNTAAQTPVGTLNVQSQTKIRLNPIVTLLSVGYRF; encoded by the coding sequence ATGAAACTAAAACAGGCCATCTCGGGGGCCGCTGCTGCATGCGCATTCGCATGCATGTCGACCGCAGCTCACGCTCAAACGGCCGGAAGCTTTTACGTCACGACAGGCTGGTTCCATCTTGCGCCTCAGTCGAGTAGTGATCCGTTGAAGGAGACAAACGTAGGGGGCACACCCGTCGACATCACGATACCCAACACGGGCGCCAAAATCAGCAGTGCCGATACCGTTGGCTTCACCGCGGGGTACTTCATCACCGACCATATCGCTGCCCAGTTCGACATCGGCGTGCCACCGACCTTCGATATCGATGGCACGGGACAGTTCGGGCAATTCGGCAAACTCGGTGAAGCGAAACAGTGGAGCCCTGCGCTGCTGCTCAAGTACTACTTCCTTGCACCCCAGTCGAATTTTCGTCCGTTTCTCGGCATCGGCGTGAGCCGTGTCTGGTTCACCGACGAGACCATTACGAACGGTGCATTCCTACAGGGTGTACTGCATGGTCCGACCACGGTGACCACGGATAGTTCTTGGGTGCCGGTGTTTAATGCGGGCTTCACGTACGCGTTCACCCAACACTGGTTCGCGGCCTTCTCGATTTCGTATCTGCCGATCAGCACCACGGCGAAGCTGAATACCGCTGCGCAAACGCCGGTCGGAACGCTAAACGTGCAGTCGCAAACCAAGATTCGACTGAATCCGATCGTCACGCTGCTAAGCGTCGGCTACCGGTTTTAA
- the aroB gene encoding 3-dehydroquinate synthase yields the protein MISVNVDLGERAYPIHIGADLIGKTELFAPHIAGSSVTIVTNTTVEPLYGEALRRALAPLGKNVSTVVLPDGEAHKNWETLNQIFDALLGARADRKTTLIALGGGVIGDMTGFAAACYMRGVPFIQVPTTLLSQVDSSVGGKTGINHPLGKNMIGAFYQPQAVIADIGALRTLPARELAAGIAEVIKTGAIADAAFFDWIEANVDALNRCEPQALAEAVKRSCEIKASVVAADEREGGLRAILNFGHTFGHAIEAGLGYGEWLHGEAVGCGMVMAADLSVRLGHLDAAARERLVALVKAAHLPTRAPALGAARYVDLMRVDKKAEAGEIKFILLKRFGETLITRAPDDAVNATLAATV from the coding sequence ATGATTTCCGTCAATGTCGATCTGGGCGAACGCGCCTATCCGATTCATATCGGCGCCGATCTGATCGGCAAGACCGAACTGTTCGCGCCGCATATCGCGGGCTCGTCGGTCACGATCGTCACCAACACGACGGTCGAGCCGCTGTACGGCGAGGCGCTGCGCCGTGCGCTGGCGCCGCTTGGCAAGAATGTGTCGACCGTCGTGCTGCCGGACGGCGAGGCGCACAAGAACTGGGAAACGCTAAATCAGATTTTCGACGCACTGCTGGGCGCGCGCGCCGATCGCAAGACGACGTTGATCGCACTCGGCGGCGGCGTGATCGGCGATATGACCGGTTTTGCCGCGGCGTGCTACATGCGCGGCGTGCCGTTTATCCAGGTGCCGACAACGCTGCTGTCGCAGGTCGATTCGTCGGTGGGCGGCAAGACCGGCATCAATCATCCGCTCGGCAAGAACATGATCGGCGCGTTCTATCAGCCGCAGGCGGTGATCGCCGATATCGGCGCGCTGCGCACGCTGCCGGCCCGCGAGCTTGCCGCCGGCATCGCCGAAGTGATCAAGACCGGCGCCATCGCCGATGCCGCGTTCTTCGACTGGATCGAAGCGAATGTCGACGCGCTCAATCGCTGCGAGCCGCAGGCGCTGGCGGAAGCGGTGAAGCGGTCGTGCGAGATCAAGGCGTCGGTGGTGGCGGCTGATGAACGCGAAGGCGGCTTGCGCGCGATTCTCAATTTTGGCCATACGTTCGGCCATGCGATCGAAGCGGGCCTCGGCTACGGTGAGTGGCTGCACGGAGAGGCAGTCGGCTGCGGCATGGTGATGGCGGCGGATCTGTCGGTGAGGCTCGGCCATCTCGACGCCGCGGCGCGTGAGCGCCTCGTTGCGCTCGTGAAGGCGGCGCACCTGCCAACGCGCGCGCCGGCGCTCGGCGCCGCGCGCTATGTGGACCTGATGCGCGTCGACAAGAAGGCGGAAGCGGGCGAGATCAAGTTCATCCTGCTCAAGCGGTTCGGCGAGACGCTGATCACGCGCGCACCCGACGATGCGGTGAACGCGACGCTCGCGGCAACCGTCTAA